The uncultured Hyphomonas sp. genome includes a window with the following:
- a CDS encoding TonB-dependent receptor has translation MSKFPFRTSFFCAISAAALTQGLAHAEEDEALKMDQVVVSASRAAVPVNQLGDAISVLDAETIDLQQLTTLDDALERTPGVSITRSGGVGQNTQVRMRGFTSKHVLVMIDGVKVNNPSEGDNQFGIDHLFLDNIEKVEVLRGPQSGVYGADAVAGVINVVTKRPEGPLQVRGSAMAGDNDTYEVSAGVQQGTDRYGFSGTVSYFDTAGISLASRPPGNTERDGYENFTAQLRGEYRPTADTELSGWLRYTDAMNEIDEGSLPADNPLGLPGYIFQDSEGEVQSEQLFGAIKGEWTMLGGKLTHTAQLSYVDLQGLYKTPTTEQDSEGETLEATYYATWRPNGAVTLTGGAEYRDEKAVFEQPVGYAYALINDSISNSAVFAEANLEMAEGFFLSAAARYDDNEKFGGEFTHRLTAAYNLPDTVSIPGVETKLRISYGEGAEAPGLRQMLGSSATFQGNPNLKPESSWMADAGIDQRLKNGKASWSLTMFTGEADDGIFSIYDPVTFVSTPQNIDSPVEMKGVEVDAVYSPLAWLDLSGAYTYLEAEEKAARTQLFGRPKHEASAAVTVRPIEDLSLTVDAYWRDEFFSDYPSTYVMPGYSLFNLSAVWNINDTVTLSARLQNAGDKFYEEKLGDATYGRTGQVRLTVRY, from the coding sequence ATGTCCAAATTTCCCTTTCGCACCTCTTTTTTCTGCGCCATCTCGGCGGCTGCTCTCACGCAGGGGCTTGCCCATGCGGAGGAGGATGAGGCCCTCAAGATGGACCAGGTGGTCGTTTCCGCCTCGCGCGCCGCTGTGCCGGTGAACCAGCTGGGCGATGCGATCAGCGTTCTCGATGCCGAGACGATCGATCTGCAGCAGCTGACCACGCTGGACGATGCGCTGGAGCGTACGCCCGGCGTCTCGATCACGCGGTCCGGCGGGGTAGGCCAGAACACGCAGGTCCGCATGCGCGGCTTCACCAGCAAGCACGTGCTGGTGATGATCGACGGGGTGAAGGTCAATAACCCGTCCGAGGGCGACAACCAGTTCGGCATCGATCACCTCTTTCTCGACAATATCGAGAAGGTGGAAGTGCTGCGCGGGCCGCAGTCCGGCGTTTATGGCGCGGATGCTGTGGCCGGCGTGATCAACGTCGTGACCAAGCGGCCGGAAGGGCCGCTGCAGGTGCGCGGCTCTGCCATGGCCGGCGACAATGACACCTATGAAGTCAGCGCCGGTGTGCAGCAGGGCACGGACCGTTACGGCTTCTCCGGCACGGTCTCTTATTTCGACACGGCCGGCATTTCACTCGCCAGCCGTCCGCCGGGCAACACCGAGCGGGACGGGTATGAGAACTTCACTGCCCAGCTGCGGGGCGAATACCGTCCGACGGCGGACACCGAACTCAGCGGCTGGCTGCGCTATACCGACGCCATGAACGAGATCGACGAAGGCTCCCTGCCGGCGGACAACCCGCTTGGCCTGCCGGGCTATATCTTCCAGGACTCCGAAGGCGAAGTGCAGAGCGAGCAGCTGTTCGGCGCCATCAAGGGCGAGTGGACAATGCTTGGCGGGAAGCTGACGCATACCGCGCAGCTCTCCTATGTCGACCTGCAGGGGCTCTACAAGACACCCACCACGGAACAGGACTCCGAAGGCGAGACGCTGGAAGCCACCTATTACGCCACCTGGCGCCCGAACGGCGCGGTGACGCTGACCGGGGGAGCTGAATACCGCGACGAAAAGGCCGTGTTCGAACAGCCTGTCGGCTACGCCTATGCGCTGATCAATGACAGCATCTCGAACTCCGCCGTGTTCGCCGAGGCCAATCTGGAAATGGCCGAAGGCTTCTTCCTGTCCGCCGCCGCACGCTATGACGACAATGAGAAGTTCGGCGGCGAGTTCACCCATCGCCTGACGGCGGCGTATAACCTGCCCGATACGGTCAGCATTCCGGGCGTCGAGACCAAGCTGCGGATTTCCTATGGCGAAGGCGCCGAAGCGCCCGGCCTGCGCCAGATGCTCGGTTCGTCGGCAACCTTCCAGGGCAATCCGAACCTCAAGCCGGAATCGAGCTGGATGGCCGATGCCGGCATTGATCAGCGGCTGAAGAACGGCAAGGCGTCCTGGAGCCTGACCATGTTCACCGGCGAGGCCGATGACGGCATCTTCTCCATCTACGATCCGGTGACGTTTGTCAGCACCCCGCAGAATATCGACAGCCCGGTTGAAATGAAGGGTGTCGAGGTGGACGCGGTCTATTCCCCGCTCGCCTGGCTCGACCTCAGCGGCGCTTATACCTATCTGGAAGCCGAGGAGAAGGCCGCGCGCACGCAGCTGTTCGGCCGTCCGAAGCATGAAGCCAGCGCTGCTGTCACCGTCCGCCCGATCGAGGATCTGTCACTGACGGTCGATGCCTACTGGCGCGACGAGTTCTTCAGCGATTATCCGTCCACCTATGTCATGCCGGGCTATTCGCTGTTCAACCTGTCTGCCGTCTGGAACATCAATGACACGGTGACCCTGTCGGCGCGCCTGCAGAATGCTGGTGACAAATTCTATGAAGAGAAACTGGGTGACGCCACCTATGGCCGCACCGGCCAGGTTCGCCTCACGGTCCGTTACTAG
- a CDS encoding glycerophosphodiester phosphodiesterase family protein translates to MRKTGLTLRAASAAALLAGCATAPPAIADAPAAAEGISETFPLVADAGGMPGFFNCLRQQDAILISAHRGGPVPGYPENALETFQHTVSEIPALLEIDVQKSADGVMVLMHDDTLERTSTGEGEASDLTLAELQALTLKDNEGNPTSFRIPTLDAVLDWSEGRAMFALDRKGTTTYQDLVNAVAAHDAFDRVMFATYSLDDAALVAGLSQKAMIVTPVEKLEDLQTLRVSGVNLANVLSWGGTEVPRPDFYAELEAKGVESAFATLGWWTGSWDSRIDMLNDDTLYRRITRGARLLATDRGREVAKVLPGLSAAKACTRG, encoded by the coding sequence ATGCGCAAGACAGGTCTGACACTCCGCGCCGCCTCCGCAGCGGCCCTGCTGGCCGGATGCGCCACGGCGCCCCCGGCAATCGCAGACGCACCCGCGGCTGCAGAGGGCATCTCTGAAACATTCCCCCTCGTCGCGGACGCAGGCGGCATGCCGGGCTTCTTCAACTGCCTGCGCCAGCAGGATGCCATCCTGATCAGCGCGCATCGGGGCGGGCCTGTGCCGGGCTATCCCGAGAATGCGCTGGAGACTTTTCAGCATACGGTCAGTGAAATCCCGGCCCTGCTGGAAATCGACGTCCAGAAAAGTGCCGACGGCGTCATGGTCCTCATGCATGACGATACGCTGGAGCGGACCTCGACGGGTGAGGGCGAGGCCAGCGATCTGACACTGGCGGAGCTTCAGGCCCTCACGCTGAAGGACAATGAGGGCAACCCCACGTCTTTCCGCATCCCCACGCTGGATGCCGTGCTGGACTGGAGCGAAGGCCGCGCCATGTTCGCGCTCGACCGCAAAGGCACGACCACCTATCAGGATCTGGTCAATGCGGTGGCGGCGCATGACGCGTTCGACCGGGTCATGTTCGCGACCTATTCGCTGGACGATGCCGCGCTGGTTGCCGGCCTGTCGCAGAAGGCGATGATCGTGACGCCCGTCGAGAAGCTGGAAGACCTGCAAACGCTCCGCGTGTCCGGCGTGAACCTTGCCAATGTCCTCTCCTGGGGCGGCACGGAAGTGCCCCGGCCCGATTTCTATGCCGAGCTTGAAGCAAAGGGCGTGGAAAGCGCCTTCGCCACGCTCGGCTGGTGGACCGGGTCCTGGGACAGCCGCATCGACATGCTGAACGATGACACGCTCTATCGCCGCATCACGCGGGGCGCCCGCCTGCTGGCGACGGACCGGGGCCGGGAGGTCGCAAAAGTCCTGCCGGGTCTCTCCGCCGCGAAGGCCTGCACCCGGGGCTAG
- a CDS encoding alpha/beta fold hydrolase, with translation MKHASFFAALTGAALLAACATAPDETPLAAPVAPEVEAEVAAPAYDEAFPPAIEEISFDSHGDRLNGLVYVAEGEGPHPAVVLLHGFPGNEKNLDLAQDMRTAGWNVLFFHYRGAWGSEGDYTLTHVIEDVASAADFLRTHADQYRTNPDHIVLVGHSMGGFASLQAAARDDGIACAAGIAPANVGAMAEFFEADPQAKAGFMAYSDSLQMLHGLTGEKIMAEIAANKEAFALQGLAPDLEGKRILIVGGDKDTSVPADAIILPLIAAYEADPAIDTTGVVLSGDHSFSWSRDELISTVIDWAETCR, from the coding sequence ATGAAACACGCATCATTTTTCGCCGCGCTGACGGGCGCCGCCCTGCTCGCCGCCTGCGCGACTGCGCCGGATGAAACGCCGCTTGCTGCGCCGGTGGCCCCGGAAGTAGAAGCAGAAGTAGCCGCGCCTGCCTATGACGAGGCCTTCCCGCCCGCCATTGAGGAGATTTCCTTCGACAGCCATGGCGACCGGCTGAATGGCCTCGTCTATGTGGCCGAGGGCGAAGGGCCGCACCCGGCCGTGGTGCTACTGCACGGTTTTCCGGGGAATGAGAAAAATCTGGACCTCGCGCAGGACATGCGCACAGCCGGATGGAACGTGCTCTTCTTCCACTATCGCGGCGCCTGGGGCAGCGAAGGCGACTACACCCTCACCCATGTGATCGAGGATGTGGCCAGCGCGGCGGACTTCCTGCGCACGCATGCGGACCAGTACCGGACCAATCCGGATCATATCGTGCTTGTGGGGCACTCCATGGGGGGCTTCGCCTCGCTTCAGGCCGCCGCGCGCGATGACGGCATTGCCTGCGCCGCGGGCATCGCCCCGGCAAATGTCGGCGCGATGGCCGAGTTCTTTGAAGCGGACCCGCAGGCGAAGGCCGGCTTCATGGCCTATAGCGACAGCCTCCAGATGCTGCACGGCCTGACCGGCGAGAAGATCATGGCCGAGATCGCGGCCAACAAGGAAGCGTTCGCTCTGCAGGGCCTTGCGCCGGACCTGGAAGGCAAGCGCATCCTCATCGTCGGCGGCGACAAGGACACCTCCGTCCCGGCGGACGCCATCATCCTGCCGCTCATCGCCGCCTATGAGGCAGACCCGGCCATCGACACGACAGGGGTCGTTCTCTCCGGCGACCATTCCTTCTCATGGTCGCGCGACGAGCTGATCAGCACCGTGATCGACTGGGCAGAGACGTGCCGCTAA
- a CDS encoding Fe2+-dependent dioxygenase, with protein sequence MLICIPQVLTKAQVKDIRQLIDAAEWVDGRVTAGVQSAEAKRNTQLPEDSEAARKAQQLVSIAIGNNPIFLAAALPQKVFPPLFNRYVVGDQFGAHVDNAIRSVKNSPERIRTDLSCTLFLTEPEDYDGGELVIETLFGAQEVKLEAGDLVLYPASSLHSVSEITRGARISSFFWLQSMVRDDGERTLLFDLDQSIQALVAERGHKDPEVIRLTGIYHNLIRRWAEGA encoded by the coding sequence ATGCTGATCTGTATCCCCCAAGTCCTGACCAAAGCGCAGGTGAAAGACATCCGCCAGCTGATCGATGCGGCAGAGTGGGTGGACGGCCGCGTCACGGCGGGCGTCCAGTCCGCCGAGGCAAAGCGCAACACGCAGCTGCCGGAAGACAGCGAGGCAGCCCGCAAGGCGCAGCAGCTGGTCAGCATTGCCATTGGCAACAATCCCATTTTCCTGGCGGCAGCGCTGCCGCAGAAAGTATTTCCGCCCCTGTTCAACCGCTATGTCGTCGGCGACCAGTTCGGCGCCCATGTCGACAATGCGATCCGCTCGGTGAAGAATTCGCCGGAGCGCATCCGGACCGATCTCTCCTGCACGCTGTTCCTGACCGAGCCGGAAGATTATGATGGCGGCGAACTGGTAATCGAAACCCTGTTCGGCGCGCAGGAAGTGAAACTGGAAGCCGGCGACCTCGTTCTTTATCCCGCCTCCAGCCTGCATTCCGTCAGCGAAATCACGCGGGGCGCGCGCATCTCATCCTTCTTCTGGCTACAGAGCATGGTGCGCGACGATGGCGAACGTACCCTGCTGTTCGACCTCGACCAGTCCATCCAGGCGCTGGTGGCGGAGCGGGGACACAAGGACCCGGAAGTCATCCGCCTGACAGGCATCTACCACAACCTCATCCGCCGCTGGGCCGAAGGCGCGTAG
- a CDS encoding TonB-dependent siderophore receptor — protein sequence MRKAIRKPRSLRAQVGMYAAVAVATTTPAFADESDEPELRNETITVTDVTADTNPYGDPDAPYRAIRSASGLFTEDLLDTPKTITVITDETLHDLGAKSFRDLFRAQPGITLGTGEGGNAFGDRIFIRGFDARNDVYVDGVRDPGVGSRETFAVQQIEVLKGPSSAFGGRGTTGGAVSLVTKKPGEGNWGDVEFTLGSDATRRATLDVNHEVTDTFTVRLNAMTHDSEVAGRDNVFNDRWGIAAAAEWTPTDALTLGFDYYHLSTDYMPDWGHPYDIDNNRPFAVNRDNFYGVLSRDFGETFADVYTANANWVISDTVEFDSILRYGQSKNAYTASAPERPDPVARTVSANGKRRDAVTDYWTNQSRFTFRFDTGSIGHTLVTGIELSREETLNRQRVFTECAELPCTGATSNPLLNLDNPDNSIPWGNDTEVTGRPVIKTETAALYALDTLTFSPQWEAFIGVRADSYSADVTGLINRDGTPAEDRSADSDFFNWHAGLVYKPVENASIYASYSSASNPPCEQLDAFALDYGGCDDRITTMDPIDNTSFELGAKYNLGGHLDLTAAVFQITRDGVPISLGRGTTTLGVQEQEVTGVEFGIAGNITENWSLFGGLTLFETEVTDSTIQDQIGEMFPNVSEESFTLTSRYQITDRLHLGGTAGYNSEKFGGTVAAGSTEVPDYWRFDVFGGYQLTNNMEVTFNVLNATDELYYDALYRSGTPFSYVAPGRSALVTLDIDF from the coding sequence ATGAGAAAAGCCATTCGCAAGCCGCGGAGCCTCCGCGCGCAGGTCGGCATGTATGCGGCTGTCGCCGTCGCCACCACCACCCCCGCTTTCGCAGACGAGTCCGACGAACCGGAACTTCGTAACGAGACGATCACCGTCACCGACGTCACGGCGGACACCAACCCCTACGGCGACCCGGATGCGCCCTATCGCGCCATCCGCTCTGCCAGCGGTCTCTTCACCGAAGACCTTCTGGATACGCCAAAAACCATCACCGTCATCACCGACGAAACGCTGCACGACCTCGGCGCCAAATCCTTCCGTGACCTGTTCCGGGCCCAGCCTGGCATCACGCTGGGCACCGGCGAGGGCGGCAATGCCTTTGGTGACCGGATCTTCATCCGCGGCTTCGATGCCCGCAATGACGTCTATGTCGACGGTGTCCGCGATCCGGGCGTCGGCTCGCGCGAAACCTTTGCCGTCCAGCAGATCGAAGTGCTGAAAGGCCCGTCCTCGGCCTTTGGCGGCCGCGGCACGACTGGCGGCGCTGTCAGCCTCGTCACCAAGAAGCCGGGTGAGGGCAATTGGGGCGATGTCGAGTTCACCCTCGGCTCCGATGCCACCCGCCGGGCGACCCTCGATGTGAACCATGAAGTCACCGACACGTTCACCGTGCGCCTGAACGCCATGACCCACGATTCCGAAGTCGCCGGCCGGGACAATGTCTTCAACGACCGCTGGGGCATCGCCGCAGCCGCCGAGTGGACGCCAACTGATGCGCTGACCCTGGGCTTCGACTACTATCATCTTTCCACCGACTACATGCCCGATTGGGGCCACCCCTACGACATCGACAACAATCGCCCGTTCGCGGTGAACCGGGACAATTTCTACGGCGTCCTGTCCCGCGACTTCGGTGAGACCTTCGCCGATGTTTACACCGCTAATGCAAACTGGGTCATTTCCGACACCGTCGAATTCGATTCCATCCTGCGCTACGGCCAGAGCAAGAACGCCTACACGGCCTCGGCCCCGGAACGCCCGGACCCGGTCGCCCGGACGGTCAGCGCCAATGGCAAGCGCCGCGATGCGGTCACCGACTACTGGACCAACCAGAGCCGCTTCACCTTCCGCTTTGACACAGGCTCGATCGGCCACACGCTGGTCACCGGCATCGAACTGTCGCGTGAGGAAACGCTGAACCGCCAGCGTGTCTTCACCGAATGCGCCGAACTGCCCTGCACCGGCGCAACCTCCAACCCGCTGCTGAACCTTGACAATCCGGACAACTCCATTCCGTGGGGCAATGATACCGAAGTGACCGGCCGGCCGGTCATCAAGACAGAAACCGCTGCGCTCTATGCCCTCGACACGCTGACGTTCAGCCCGCAATGGGAAGCCTTCATCGGTGTCCGTGCCGATTCCTACTCCGCCGATGTCACCGGCCTGATCAATCGTGACGGGACACCGGCAGAAGACCGATCCGCCGACAGCGACTTCTTCAACTGGCATGCCGGCCTTGTGTACAAGCCGGTGGAGAATGCCTCCATCTATGCAAGCTACTCCTCCGCCTCGAACCCGCCCTGCGAACAGCTCGACGCCTTCGCGCTGGACTATGGCGGCTGTGATGACCGGATCACGACGATGGACCCGATCGACAACACCTCTTTCGAACTCGGCGCCAAGTACAATCTCGGCGGCCACCTCGACCTGACCGCGGCCGTGTTCCAGATCACCCGCGACGGTGTGCCAATCTCGCTTGGCCGGGGCACCACTACGCTGGGCGTCCAGGAACAGGAGGTCACCGGTGTGGAGTTCGGCATCGCCGGCAACATCACCGAGAACTGGAGCCTGTTCGGCGGCCTCACCCTGTTCGAGACCGAAGTCACTGACAGCACGATCCAGGACCAGATCGGCGAGATGTTCCCGAACGTCTCGGAAGAGAGCTTCACGCTGACCTCCCGCTACCAGATCACCGACCGCCTGCACCTTGGCGGCACGGCCGGGTACAATAGCGAGAAGTTCGGCGGCACGGTCGCGGCGGGCTCCACCGAAGTGCCGGACTATTGGCGCTTCGATGTCTTCGGCGGCTACCAGCTGACCAACAATATGGAAGTGACCTTCAACGTGCTGAACGCCACCGATGAGCTCTATTATGATGCGCTCTACCGCTCCGGCACGCCGTTCTCCTATGTTGCCCCGGGCCGCTCGGCGCTGGTGACACTGGACATCGACTTCTGA
- a CDS encoding acetyl-CoA C-acetyltransferase produces MAEAFIIDACRTPRGIGKVGKGSLAHLHPQHLAATVLGQIAERNKLDTATVDDVIWGTSSQRGAQGADMGRMAALDAGYDVKASGVTLDRFCGSGITTVALATAQIMSGMEDCIVAGGCEMMSYTAATADPKNPPMMDAGNLHLREMHPQSQQGCCADAIATLEGITREAVDQLAVVSQERADIALKEGRFDKSVVPVYNRDGSLALAKDEFPRPGTSMESLAGLKTVFNMFWDVPVDDNGLTYGNMIEKKYPQLKGKVQHVHHAGNSSGVVDGSGAILVTSEDYMKKHGLKPRARVVATANMGDCPTLMLNAPVPAARKVLAKAGLTTGDIDVYEINEAFSVVAEKFIRDLDLDRSKVNINGGAMALGHPIGATGSILIGTALDELERSGGRYGLVTMCAAGGMAPAIIIERIDA; encoded by the coding sequence ATGGCTGAGGCCTTCATCATTGACGCCTGCCGCACACCGCGCGGTATCGGCAAAGTCGGCAAGGGGTCGCTTGCCCACCTGCACCCGCAGCACCTGGCCGCCACCGTGCTGGGCCAGATTGCCGAGCGCAACAAGCTCGACACGGCGACCGTGGACGACGTCATCTGGGGCACGTCCAGCCAGCGCGGCGCACAAGGCGCCGACATGGGCCGCATGGCTGCGCTCGATGCCGGCTATGACGTGAAAGCCTCCGGTGTCACGCTCGACCGTTTCTGCGGCTCCGGCATCACCACCGTGGCCCTGGCCACGGCTCAGATCATGTCGGGCATGGAAGACTGCATCGTGGCCGGCGGCTGCGAGATGATGAGCTACACGGCGGCCACGGCTGACCCGAAAAACCCGCCGATGATGGACGCCGGCAACCTTCACCTGCGCGAGATGCACCCGCAATCGCAGCAGGGCTGCTGCGCCGATGCCATCGCCACGCTGGAAGGCATCACCCGTGAAGCCGTCGACCAGCTGGCCGTGGTCAGCCAGGAGCGCGCCGACATCGCGCTGAAAGAAGGCCGCTTCGACAAGTCGGTCGTGCCCGTCTACAACCGCGACGGTTCGCTCGCCCTCGCGAAGGACGAATTCCCGCGTCCGGGCACCTCGATGGAAAGCCTCGCCGGCCTGAAAACCGTGTTCAACATGTTCTGGGACGTGCCCGTCGATGACAACGGCCTGACCTATGGCAACATGATCGAGAAGAAGTACCCGCAGCTGAAAGGCAAGGTCCAGCACGTGCACCATGCCGGCAACTCCTCCGGCGTTGTCGACGGTTCGGGCGCCATTCTGGTGACCTCCGAAGACTATATGAAAAAGCACGGCCTGAAGCCGCGCGCCCGTGTCGTGGCGACGGCAAACATGGGTGACTGCCCGACGCTGATGCTGAACGCCCCGGTTCCGGCCGCTCGCAAAGTGCTCGCCAAGGCGGGTCTGACTACCGGCGACATCGACGTCTATGAAATCAACGAGGCCTTCTCTGTCGTCGCCGAGAAGTTCATCCGTGATCTCGATCTCGACCGCAGCAAGGTCAACATCAATGGCGGTGCCATGGCCCTCGGCCACCCGATCGGCGCCACCGGTTCGATCCTGATCGGCACGGCGCTGGACGAACTTGAGCGTTCCGGCGGCCGCTACGGCCTCGTCACCATGTGCGCCGCTGGCGGCATGGCCCCGGCCATCATCATCGAGCGTATCGACGCCTGA
- a CDS encoding aspartyl protease family protein has protein sequence MTRESKRRTTKMASGWHIRGALLSFLALMGSLPAFASERLVIPFEVNEYDHMVVRLEVNGNDQATGVIDTAATFPMINRRTARLAQLPDLEENPLMINVLGLTGEEIYPIVELETLQVGNVMKRDVQAALNVDLNVTGAQNVLPASAFEGDVIDFDFENLRVMVYDGRPDRSSRLVPTSLKYDDQNGLIFVDVRINGRKGRALVDTGSSVTFINSRFAESSHTKANEEKTKMLQGATGGDQSLRVASIRRMTIGEFRVSGVDVLVSDPPLFEYLGLEEEPAMVLGLDLLTSFRLQIDRRRNRVVLSMPDSGRYSRSINLNARDTRIPDYR, from the coding sequence ATGACGAGGGAGTCGAAACGCCGGACGACCAAAATGGCGTCCGGGTGGCACATCAGAGGTGCCTTGCTGAGTTTCCTTGCCCTGATGGGTAGCTTGCCGGCATTCGCCAGCGAACGGCTGGTCATTCCATTCGAGGTCAATGAGTACGACCATATGGTCGTCCGGCTCGAAGTGAACGGCAATGACCAGGCGACCGGGGTCATCGATACGGCGGCGACCTTCCCCATGATCAACCGCCGCACAGCGCGTCTGGCCCAGCTGCCGGACCTTGAAGAAAACCCGCTCATGATCAATGTGCTCGGGCTGACCGGGGAAGAGATTTACCCGATTGTCGAGCTGGAGACGCTGCAAGTTGGCAACGTCATGAAGCGTGATGTGCAGGCCGCGCTGAATGTCGACCTGAATGTCACCGGCGCGCAGAACGTCCTTCCTGCGAGTGCCTTCGAGGGCGATGTCATCGACTTCGACTTCGAGAATTTGCGCGTCATGGTTTATGATGGCCGGCCGGACAGGTCTTCCCGGCTGGTGCCGACCTCACTGAAATATGACGATCAGAACGGCCTGATCTTCGTGGATGTCCGGATCAATGGCCGCAAGGGCCGGGCCCTGGTCGATACCGGTTCCAGCGTCACCTTCATCAACAGCCGGTTTGCGGAATCGTCTCACACCAAGGCCAATGAAGAGAAGACCAAGATGCTGCAGGGCGCCACGGGCGGCGACCAGTCCCTGCGGGTCGCATCGATCCGGAGGATGACGATCGGGGAGTTCCGGGTTTCCGGCGTTGATGTGCTGGTCAGCGATCCACCGCTGTTCGAGTATCTGGGCCTTGAGGAAGAGCCTGCGATGGTTCTGGGGCTGGATCTGTTGACATCTTTCCGGCTGCAGATCGATCGGCGCCGGAACAGGGTTGTTCTCAGCATGCCGGACAGCGGCCGTTATTCCCGCAGCATCAATCTGAATGCGCGGGACACACGGATTCCGGATTATCGATAG
- a CDS encoding RNA methyltransferase: MARNHGRRRNAQGRQGRPQDGAPPQGHRPGPRHPNKGHTTDGSALWIWGIHAVEAALANPERKLIELLATENAAARLPAGAPKPHIVTAKDIDTRLPPGSVHQGLALLAEPLDPVALEDLIHEGVDRLVVLDQVSDPHNLGAIYRSAAAFGFGGLVLQTRNAPPITGIVAKSAVGAIETVAEARVVNISRALEQLGEAGYHTVGLAGEGEADIAQAVKGAGKLAIVLGAEGPGLRPGVAKACAELARIPISAAMESLNVSNAAAIAFYEAARNSFPGD; the protein is encoded by the coding sequence ATGGCGCGCAACCATGGAAGACGGCGAAATGCACAAGGCCGCCAGGGACGCCCGCAGGACGGCGCCCCGCCGCAGGGTCACCGCCCCGGCCCGCGCCACCCCAATAAGGGCCACACAACCGACGGCTCAGCCCTCTGGATTTGGGGAATCCACGCGGTCGAAGCGGCCCTCGCAAACCCGGAACGCAAACTGATCGAACTGCTCGCAACCGAAAATGCCGCAGCACGCCTACCCGCCGGCGCGCCGAAGCCGCACATCGTGACAGCCAAGGACATCGACACGCGCCTGCCGCCCGGTTCCGTCCATCAGGGGCTTGCCCTGCTGGCCGAGCCGCTCGACCCGGTCGCGCTGGAAGACCTGATCCATGAAGGCGTGGACCGGCTGGTCGTGCTGGACCAGGTGTCTGACCCCCACAATCTGGGGGCCATCTACCGGTCGGCGGCCGCCTTTGGCTTCGGGGGGCTTGTCCTGCAGACGCGGAATGCCCCTCCGATTACAGGCATCGTGGCGAAAAGCGCTGTCGGCGCCATCGAAACCGTGGCCGAAGCGCGCGTCGTGAACATCTCCCGCGCGCTCGAACAGCTGGGCGAGGCGGGCTACCACACGGTCGGCCTCGCCGGCGAAGGCGAGGCGGATATCGCGCAAGCGGTCAAAGGGGCCGGCAAGCTGGCCATCGTGCTGGGCGCTGAAGGACCGGGCCTGCGGCCCGGCGTGGCCAAGGCCTGCGCCGAACTTGCCCGCATTCCGATCAGCGCAGCCATGGAAAGCCTCAACGTGTCCAATGCTGCCGCAATTGCGTTTTACGAAGCAGCCCGGAACAGTTTTCCCGGCGACTGA